A genomic segment from Dietzia psychralcaliphila encodes:
- a CDS encoding fatty acyl-CoA synthetase, whose amino-acid sequence MTTTPRPLSPAVGSATIDAVLRRAAARFPDRVALTFAERRWTYAALDTAVDRVATMLAGQGLERGARVAAYGVNSDAYLIAFLAASRAGLTHVPVNYALTGGELEYLLADSGASLVLVDPAQAPTLAGVLATMPELRSLALLPRAGEPAQGTVLGSALDESPCAPMESPATGDDLAQLLYTSGTTSRPKGAMMTHSALTHEYVSCILGLDLTADDEPLVTMPLYHSAAMHVFALPYLSLGATVHLMAAPDIPEILRRVEADRIGSLFLAPTVWVPLASHPDLESRDLSSLRKAQYGASIMPVTVLQRLREKYPELGFYNCFGQSEIGPLASVLRPEEHDSRPASAGRPVFFVEARVVDETGAEVADGERGEVVYRSPQLCKGYWNKPEATEEAFRDGWFHSGDLVVRDPEGFIEVVDRIKDVINTGGVLVASREVEDAVYRDERVAEVAVIGTPDDKWIEAVTAIVVLRGDAHATESEIIDGTRAHLAPFKVPKRVVFVDELPRNQSGKLLKRELRQN is encoded by the coding sequence ATGACCACTACCCCTCGACCCCTCAGCCCCGCCGTGGGTTCCGCGACCATCGATGCCGTCCTGCGCCGTGCGGCGGCGCGGTTCCCTGACCGGGTGGCACTGACCTTCGCCGAGCGCCGGTGGACCTACGCCGCGTTGGACACGGCGGTGGACCGGGTGGCCACCATGCTCGCCGGTCAGGGCCTCGAGCGTGGGGCCCGGGTGGCCGCCTACGGGGTCAACTCCGACGCCTATCTCATCGCCTTCCTCGCGGCCTCGCGGGCGGGATTGACCCACGTGCCCGTCAACTACGCACTGACCGGCGGTGAGCTCGAATACCTGCTGGCCGACTCGGGTGCGTCTCTCGTCCTGGTGGACCCGGCACAGGCTCCCACCCTGGCGGGAGTACTCGCGACCATGCCGGAGCTGCGGTCCCTCGCACTGCTGCCCCGCGCAGGGGAGCCCGCCCAGGGCACGGTTCTCGGCTCGGCACTCGACGAGTCCCCGTGCGCGCCGATGGAGTCCCCCGCCACCGGCGACGACCTCGCCCAACTCCTCTACACATCGGGCACCACCTCACGTCCCAAGGGCGCGATGATGACCCATTCCGCGCTCACCCACGAATACGTGAGCTGCATCCTCGGCCTCGACCTCACCGCCGACGACGAGCCGCTGGTGACGATGCCCCTCTACCACTCGGCCGCGATGCACGTGTTCGCGCTCCCGTACCTGTCGTTGGGGGCGACGGTGCACCTCATGGCCGCGCCGGACATCCCGGAGATCCTCCGCAGGGTCGAGGCCGACAGGATCGGGTCCCTGTTCCTCGCGCCGACGGTCTGGGTACCGCTGGCCTCCCATCCGGACCTGGAGTCCCGGGATCTGTCGAGTCTGCGAAAGGCCCAGTACGGCGCCTCGATCATGCCGGTGACCGTGCTCCAGCGGCTGCGGGAGAAGTACCCCGAACTCGGGTTCTACAACTGCTTCGGACAGTCGGAGATCGGCCCCCTCGCCAGTGTCCTGCGCCCGGAGGAGCACGACTCCCGCCCGGCGAGCGCGGGCCGGCCGGTGTTCTTCGTGGAGGCCCGCGTCGTCGACGAGACGGGCGCCGAAGTCGCGGACGGCGAACGGGGCGAGGTGGTCTACCGCTCGCCGCAGTTGTGCAAGGGCTACTGGAACAAGCCCGAGGCCACGGAGGAGGCGTTCCGCGACGGCTGGTTCCACTCCGGCGATCTGGTGGTACGTGACCCCGAGGGGTTCATCGAGGTGGTCGACCGTATCAAGGACGTCATCAACACCGGTGGAGTCCTGGTGGCGTCGCGGGAGGTCGAGGACGCGGTGTACCGGGATGAGCGGGTCGCCGAGGTCGCCGTGATCGGCACGCCGGACGACAAGTGGATCGAAGCCGTCACCGCGATAGTGGTCCTCAGGGGCGACGCCCACGCCACGGAGTCCGAGATCATCGACGGCACCCGCGCCCACCTCGCGCCGTTCAAGGTGCCGAAACGGGTCGTCTTTGTCGACGAACTGCCCCGCAATCAGTCGGGCAAGCTCCTCAAGCGGGAACTCCGCCAGAACTGA
- a CDS encoding YchJ family protein — protein MEAAELSGCPCGSQRCLDACCGPLVEDGVPAATAEQLMRSRYTAFVLGRRDHLWRTWHPRTRPDQVEVGDVHWTGLSILDVVAGGAADQTGTVEFEAHYVGPDGPAVMRERSVFERRGGRWTYLEGTEPVEGTEPVGGPEQF, from the coding sequence ATGGAGGCGGCGGAGTTGAGCGGATGCCCGTGCGGGAGCCAGCGCTGCCTGGATGCGTGCTGCGGGCCGCTCGTGGAGGACGGCGTCCCGGCCGCGACCGCCGAACAGCTCATGCGATCCAGGTACACGGCCTTCGTGCTCGGAAGGCGGGACCACCTCTGGCGCACGTGGCACCCGCGGACCCGACCGGACCAGGTGGAGGTCGGTGACGTCCACTGGACCGGCCTCTCGATCCTCGACGTGGTGGCCGGCGGCGCCGCCGATCAGACCGGGACAGTGGAGTTCGAGGCGCACTACGTCGGGCCCGACGGGCCTGCGGTCATGCGTGAACGGTCGGTGTTCGAGCGCAGAGGTGGGCGCTGGACCTATCTCGAGGGCACGGAACCTGTCGAGGGCACGGAACCTGTCGGGGGCCCGGAACAGTTCTGA
- a CDS encoding TY-Chap domain-containing protein, which yields MPEFEFDVDASIAAGWDRFAARLAELLRDLVPGATFDLAVPVLGSPSTRTPYVRFTALGTDRIHAEVSGGGSEDSPAPLGPVRLEQLGALGWGLRPPTGAVTPGADITFPVDRATEAAHLVAGTMERVFGIPHPVFLHDVSEPEDPARVDTGAPVPADADFRSQPIATPDEATRALETALSEVYERRVTPDEHDVFTVPAGCVLLFVRAHRSLPLVVFRSPLVSSVEDPVAAETEVAILNRDSLWCRYVFDGKTISAEAEFVDRVFVPVNFKIQLAEISAELDDVYSDLAHRVAGRRWRDLRAADDHGPAEQ from the coding sequence ATGCCGGAATTCGAGTTCGACGTGGACGCGTCGATCGCCGCCGGGTGGGACCGCTTCGCGGCCCGCCTGGCGGAACTCCTGCGTGACCTCGTCCCCGGCGCCACGTTCGACCTGGCCGTACCCGTCCTGGGCTCCCCGTCCACCCGCACCCCGTACGTGCGGTTCACCGCGCTCGGGACCGACCGCATCCACGCGGAGGTCTCCGGCGGCGGGTCCGAGGACTCACCGGCACCGTTGGGTCCGGTCCGCCTGGAGCAACTCGGGGCCCTGGGCTGGGGACTCCGGCCCCCGACGGGCGCCGTGACGCCGGGCGCGGACATCACGTTCCCCGTCGACCGCGCAACGGAGGCGGCACACCTGGTCGCCGGCACGATGGAGCGGGTCTTCGGGATCCCTCACCCGGTCTTCCTCCACGACGTGTCCGAGCCCGAGGACCCCGCCCGGGTCGACACCGGTGCCCCCGTGCCGGCGGACGCCGATTTCCGGTCTCAGCCCATCGCGACCCCGGACGAGGCGACCCGGGCCCTGGAGACAGCCCTCTCGGAGGTCTACGAACGCCGGGTCACACCCGACGAACACGACGTGTTCACCGTTCCCGCCGGGTGTGTCCTGCTCTTCGTCCGTGCGCACCGGTCGCTTCCCCTCGTCGTGTTCCGCAGCCCGCTGGTCTCCTCCGTGGAGGACCCCGTTGCCGCGGAGACAGAGGTCGCGATCCTCAACCGGGACTCGCTGTGGTGCCGGTACGTGTTCGACGGCAAGACGATCTCCGCCGAGGCGGAATTCGTCGACCGGGTGTTCGTCCCGGTCAACTTCAAGATCCAACTGGCCGAGATCTCGGCCGAGCTCGACGACGTCTACTCGGATCTCGCGCACCGGGTCGCGGGCAGACGATGGCGTGACCTGCGCGCCGCCGATGACCACGGCCCGGCTGAGCAGTAG
- a CDS encoding NUDIX hydrolase, protein MTDRHDPDSRPIKDASTVMVIRDSDRGPEVFVARRVRGMAFAGGMTVFPGGGVDASDDDPDVAWTGPEPEWWAERFDCDVPRARRLVCAAARETFEECGVLLADHLDGSPVADAGRYHSSRGELESHRLTFSRFLADEGLSLAAGRLRPYDHWITPSVESRRYDTRFFLAALPEGQEPDDLTTEVDLTMWARPVDLLEDFRSGRSMLLPPTWTQLRVLAEFPDVAAALAAERRITPVQPEIIEHRGGVRVGFDGSDEYWSDYQAGHPPAGS, encoded by the coding sequence ATGACTGACCGCCACGACCCCGACTCCCGCCCGATCAAAGACGCGTCCACCGTGATGGTGATCCGAGATTCCGACCGCGGACCGGAGGTGTTCGTCGCGCGCCGCGTTCGGGGTATGGCGTTCGCCGGGGGCATGACGGTGTTCCCGGGCGGCGGCGTGGACGCCTCCGACGACGACCCGGACGTCGCGTGGACCGGTCCCGAGCCCGAGTGGTGGGCCGAGCGGTTCGACTGCGACGTCCCGCGTGCCCGCCGGCTCGTGTGCGCGGCCGCGAGGGAGACATTCGAGGAGTGTGGCGTCCTCCTGGCAGACCACCTCGACGGATCTCCCGTCGCGGACGCCGGTCGGTACCACTCGAGCCGGGGCGAGCTGGAGAGCCACCGGCTGACCTTCAGCCGCTTCCTCGCCGACGAGGGGCTCTCCCTCGCGGCGGGCCGACTCCGCCCCTACGACCACTGGATCACCCCCTCGGTCGAGTCGCGGAGGTACGACACCCGCTTCTTCCTCGCCGCGCTCCCGGAGGGACAGGAACCCGATGACCTCACGACCGAGGTCGACCTGACCATGTGGGCCCGCCCCGTCGACCTCCTGGAGGACTTCCGATCGGGCCGCTCCATGCTCCTGCCGCCGACGTGGACCCAGCTCCGTGTCCTCGCCGAGTTCCCCGATGTCGCCGCCGCACTGGCCGCCGAGCGCAGAATCACCCCAGTCCAGCCGGAGATCATCGAGCACCGCGGCGGGGTGCGTGTGGGCTTCGACGGTTCGGACGAGTACTGGTCCGACTACCAGGCCGGGCACCCACCCGCCGGGAGCTGA
- a CDS encoding TetR/AcrR family transcriptional regulator: MSLDREPGRRELNKADKQRRILAAARDLFFRNGYSSVTTQEVADLAEVGTGTLFRYARSKGELLCMVANEEFRAMVETVPDTGDPVEDLVTLCDPLFSALENQPENIVAYHRETLFGEPGPHRAEAQRILRDLRGIIGVILARHSPQAPEARDLDGPAQTVFDVLYMSIVRSGIDRSPGSDHRADLREHVDRVLHGALARRVSTDAAL, translated from the coding sequence GTGAGCCTGGACCGTGAACCGGGACGCCGGGAGCTGAACAAGGCGGACAAGCAGCGTCGGATCCTGGCCGCCGCCCGCGACCTGTTCTTCCGCAACGGGTACTCGTCGGTCACCACGCAGGAGGTGGCCGATCTGGCGGAGGTCGGCACCGGGACGCTCTTCCGGTACGCCCGGTCGAAGGGCGAGCTGCTGTGCATGGTGGCCAACGAGGAGTTCCGGGCCATGGTGGAGACCGTCCCGGACACCGGGGACCCCGTCGAGGACCTTGTCACGCTGTGCGACCCACTGTTCTCCGCGCTCGAGAACCAGCCGGAGAACATCGTGGCCTACCACCGCGAGACACTCTTCGGGGAACCGGGCCCCCACCGTGCGGAGGCGCAGCGCATCCTCCGGGACCTGCGCGGGATCATCGGCGTCATCCTGGCCCGCCATTCGCCACAGGCACCCGAGGCGAGGGACCTCGACGGCCCCGCCCAGACCGTCTTCGACGTCCTCTACATGAGCATCGTACGTTCGGGGATCGACCGGTCACCCGGTAGCGATCACCGAGCCGACCTGCGGGAGCACGTCGACCGGGTCCTGCACGGTGCGCTCGCCCGGCGGGTATCCACCGACGCTGCGCTCTGA
- a CDS encoding DUF3817 domain-containing protein — MTPRILYKRLAFAEVITWTLLILGMIGKYGFGLDWATTVGGSIHGFVFLCYSVATVAVWTDKRWSAGTGVLGLASAVIPYATVPFERSVERRGLLEGNWRLGPGVEQPRSLAERMLAFALRSPVVALIVTLVVVAAVFSLLLVAGKPTEWFS; from the coding sequence GTGACCCCCCGCATCCTGTACAAGAGGCTCGCTTTCGCGGAGGTGATCACCTGGACGCTGTTGATCCTGGGAATGATCGGCAAGTACGGGTTCGGTCTCGACTGGGCCACGACGGTCGGTGGCAGCATCCACGGATTCGTCTTCCTGTGCTACTCCGTGGCGACGGTCGCGGTCTGGACCGACAAGCGCTGGTCCGCCGGCACCGGTGTCCTGGGGCTGGCGTCCGCGGTCATCCCGTACGCCACCGTGCCGTTCGAGCGGTCGGTCGAACGCCGCGGGCTTCTCGAGGGGAACTGGCGGCTCGGTCCCGGGGTCGAGCAGCCCCGCTCCCTCGCGGAGCGCATGCTGGCGTTCGCCCTCCGTTCCCCGGTGGTCGCGCTCATCGTCACCCTCGTCGTGGTGGCCGCGGTCTTCTCCCTCCTCCTCGTGGCGGGCAAGCCCACCGAGTGGTTCTCGTGA